A stretch of Caldilineales bacterium DNA encodes these proteins:
- a CDS encoding thiamine diphosphokinase, with translation MRAVLFANGHLPHPLAARRRLLPDDLILCADGGSRHALALGLRPHLVIGDLDSLAIADRAHLDRLGCTIEQHPADKDATDLELALHAARRLGADEVLLLAALGGRLDQALANLLLLAGPQFADLRLSLADGEQTAWVVRDRLSVTGRPGDTVSTLALSPQVEGLTYHGGLRWPLHDFTLPFGSSRGVSNEMTAAIAPISLRRGVLLVIHIPAHLFPEIPL, from the coding sequence ATGCGCGCCGTCCTCTTTGCCAACGGCCACCTCCCCCACCCCCTGGCCGCCCGCCGTCGCCTGCTGCCCGATGACCTCATCCTCTGCGCCGATGGCGGCAGCCGCCATGCCCTGGCCCTGGGCCTGCGCCCCCACCTGGTGATCGGCGACCTGGACAGCCTGGCCATCGCCGACCGCGCCCACCTCGACCGACTTGGCTGCACCATCGAGCAACACCCAGCCGACAAAGACGCCACCGACCTGGAACTGGCCCTCCACGCCGCCCGTCGCCTGGGCGCCGATGAAGTTCTCTTGCTGGCGGCATTGGGCGGTCGCCTGGATCAGGCGCTTGCCAACCTCCTGCTCCTGGCCGGACCTCAGTTTGCCGACCTGCGCCTGAGCCTGGCCGACGGCGAACAAACAGCCTGGGTCGTTCGCGACCGCCTGAGCGTGACCGGGCGGCCGGGCGACACCGTCTCGACCCTCGCCCTCAGCCCCCAGGTCGAGGGCCTCACCTATCACGGCGGCCTGCGCTGGCCGCTGCACGACTTCACCCTGCCATTCGGCAGCAGCCGCGGGGTCAGCAACGAGATGACTGCCGCCATCGCCCCCATCTCCTTGCGCCGCGGCGTCCTCCTCGTCATCCACATCCCCGCCCACCTTTTCCCGGAGATCCCGCTATGA
- a CDS encoding thiamine ABC transporter substrate-binding protein, giving the protein MNHLLRLSLLLLLPLVLLACAPPAAPAAQPEALILVTHDSFDISAEVLDQFKQETGIEVQILKTGDAGEMLNTLLLSSENPLGDVVYGIDNAFLSRALQAGLFAPYPSPLLADIPDPLELDPGHSLLPVDFGYVTLNYDKAWFEKKGLAPPSDLADLTQPAYKSLTVVQNPASSSPGLAFMLTTIARFGATGATTWLDYWRDLRANDVQIADGWSEAYYGGFTVGSGGEGDRPIVVSYATSPAAEVYFNNLTEPPTTSIDAPGNSFEQIEFVGILANSRRQEAARRLVDFLLSPTFQEDIPLHMFVYPANEKADAGELFEQWAAIPSQPARLAPDAIAAGREGWIAAWTEVMLR; this is encoded by the coding sequence ATGAACCACCTCCTGCGCCTCTCCCTCCTGCTCCTGCTCCCGCTCGTCCTCCTGGCCTGCGCGCCGCCGGCCGCCCCTGCCGCCCAACCCGAAGCCCTCATCCTCGTCACCCATGACAGCTTCGACATCAGCGCCGAGGTCCTCGACCAATTCAAGCAAGAGACCGGCATCGAGGTGCAGATACTCAAGACGGGCGACGCCGGCGAGATGCTCAACACCCTCCTGCTCTCGTCAGAAAACCCCCTGGGCGATGTCGTCTACGGCATCGACAACGCTTTCCTCAGCCGCGCCCTCCAGGCTGGCCTCTTCGCCCCCTACCCCAGCCCTCTCCTGGCTGACATCCCCGACCCGCTGGAACTCGACCCCGGCCACAGCCTGCTGCCAGTCGATTTCGGCTACGTCACCCTCAACTATGACAAAGCCTGGTTCGAGAAAAAGGGCCTGGCCCCGCCGAGCGATCTCGCTGACCTGACCCAACCCGCCTACAAATCCCTCACCGTCGTCCAGAACCCGGCCAGCTCCTCGCCCGGCCTGGCCTTCATGCTGACCACCATCGCCCGTTTTGGCGCGACCGGCGCCACCACCTGGTTGGACTACTGGCGCGACCTGCGGGCCAACGACGTGCAGATCGCCGACGGCTGGAGCGAGGCCTACTACGGGGGCTTCACGGTCGGCTCTGGCGGCGAGGGCGACCGCCCCATCGTCGTCAGCTACGCCACCAGCCCGGCGGCCGAAGTCTACTTCAACAACCTGACCGAGCCGCCGACCACCAGCATCGACGCCCCCGGCAACAGCTTCGAGCAGATCGAATTCGTCGGCATCCTGGCCAACAGCCGGCGCCAGGAAGCCGCCCGCCGTCTGGTCGATTTCCTCCTCAGCCCGACCTTCCAGGAGGACATCCCCCTGCACATGTTCGTCTACCCGGCCAACGAGAAGGCGGACGCCGGCGAACTCTTCGAGCAGTGGGCCGCCATCCCCAGCCAACCGGCCCGCCTTGCCCCCGACGCCATCGCCGCCGGACGCGAGGGCTGGATCGCCGCCTGGACCGAGGTCATGCTCCGCTAA
- a CDS encoding class I SAM-dependent methyltransferase, translating into MTRSCYLCGNRLALALRATDRLAETGAEHEVWRCPACGLGQTWPPLDPAALAAAYPPDYACHRQSSRPASGWRGRLVRSLLAAQGYPQTDLLPLPRSLARGLARARGWVWLPPPPPPGRLLDVGCGSGAYGASLIRLGWQVDGIEANAGAAARAHQAGLSLQTGAAETADLSAAAYDAITLWHTLEHLNDPLAVLRRLRPALCPGGRLLVEVPNADGWVARATGAAWLHLDLPRHRFHFTPASLRLILDLAGFHLVKLEHIPNPHGLAGGPGWRSRAALLLGWMLGLSTAAVGRADVIRATAVPLP; encoded by the coding sequence GTGACCCGATCCTGCTACCTGTGTGGCAACCGCCTCGCCCTGGCCCTGCGCGCGACCGACCGACTGGCGGAAACAGGCGCTGAGCACGAAGTCTGGCGCTGTCCTGCCTGCGGCCTGGGCCAGACCTGGCCGCCCCTCGATCCTGCCGCCCTCGCCGCCGCCTACCCGCCCGACTACGCCTGCCACCGCCAAAGCAGCCGCCCTGCCTCCGGCTGGCGCGGGCGGCTCGTTCGCAGCCTTCTGGCGGCGCAGGGCTACCCGCAAACTGACCTGCTGCCCTTGCCGCGGTCGCTGGCCCGTGGGCTGGCTCGCGCCCGCGGCTGGGTCTGGCTTCCCCCGCCACCCCCGCCCGGCCGCCTGCTGGATGTGGGCTGCGGCAGCGGCGCCTACGGCGCCAGCCTCATCCGCCTGGGCTGGCAGGTCGATGGCATCGAAGCAAACGCCGGGGCCGCGGCCAGGGCGCACCAGGCCGGGCTGAGCCTGCAAACCGGCGCCGCCGAGACCGCTGACCTGTCCGCCGCCGCCTACGACGCCATCACTCTCTGGCACACGCTGGAACACCTGAACGACCCGCTGGCTGTGCTGCGCCGACTGCGCCCGGCCCTTTGCCCCGGCGGACGGCTGCTGGTCGAAGTCCCGAATGCCGACGGGTGGGTGGCCAGAGCCACCGGCGCCGCCTGGCTTCATCTCGATCTGCCCCGCCACCGCTTTCACTTCACACCCGCCAGCCTGCGCCTGATCCTCGACCTGGCCGGTTTCCATCTGGTCAAGCTCGAACACATCCCCAACCCGCACGGCCTGGCTGGTGGGCCAGGCTGGCGGTCGCGGGCCGCCCTCCTCCTCGGCTGGATGCTCGGCCTCAGCACGGCTGCCGTGGGCCGGGCCGATGTGATCCGGGCGACGGCTGTACCCCTGCCATGA